GTGCTCTGCACCGACAACGGCGCGATGATCGCCTGGGCCGGCGCCGAGCGGTTGGCGCTCGGGATCGCCGATCCGCTCGACGTGCCGGCGCGGGCGCGCTGGCCGCTCGATTCCCGCTCGGCGCCGATGGTCGGCCGCGGCCGGCTCGGCGCCAAGGTTTGAGACCGCGCCCGTCCGCTCTCCGAGCGGCGCCGGTGGAGGATCCCGCGATGACCGACCGTCCCGACCTCGCCTCGATCGCCGTCTACGGCGCCGGCGCCTGGGGCTCGGCTCTGGCGCTGGTGGCCGCGCGCGCCGGCCATCCGGTGGTGCTGGCCGGCCGCGATCCGGCCGTCTTCGCCGCGATCCGCGACGAGCGGCGCACGCCGCGCCTGCCCGGGATCGACCTGCCGGTGAACCTCTCCGCCGCGCTCGGACCCGAGGCCGTGGCGGGCGCCGATGTCCTCCTGCTCGCCACGCCGGCACAGGTGACCCGTCCCGTCGTCCGCGAGTTGGCGCCGGTGCTCGGCGCGGATGCGGTGGTGGTGTCCTGCGCCAAGGGCATCGAGCAGGCGACCGGACGGCTGATCTCCGAAGTGATCGCGGAGGCCTGGGCCGGTCCGGTCGGGGTGCTGTCGGGGCCGGGCTTCTCCGACGACGTCGCCCGTGGCCTGCCGACGGCCGTCACCGTCGCCGCCGCCGATCTCGATCTCGCCGAGCGGCTCGCCCGCATCCTGGCCGGCCCCGGCTTCCGGCCCTACGCCGCCGGCGACGTCGTCGGCGTCCAGCTCGGCGGCGCGCTGAAGAACGTGCTGGCGATCGCCGCCGGCGTGGTCGCC
This Oharaeibacter diazotrophicus DNA region includes the following protein-coding sequences:
- a CDS encoding NAD(P)H-dependent glycerol-3-phosphate dehydrogenase; translated protein: MTDRPDLASIAVYGAGAWGSALALVAARAGHPVVLAGRDPAVFAAIRDERRTPRLPGIDLPVNLSAALGPEAVAGADVLLLATPAQVTRPVVRELAPVLGADAVVVSCAKGIEQATGRLISEVIAEAWAGPVGVLSGPGFSDDVARGLPTAVTVAAADLDLAERLARILAGPGFRPYAAGDVVGVQLGGALKNVLAIAAGVVAGRRLGASAEAAVITRGFVEMRRLAAAWGAQADTLMGLSGLGDLVLTCRSTQSRNFALGVALGEGGDPRGFGRLAEGAATAAIAVARAEAFGVDVPIMAAVAAVLSGGLAVDAAVDRLLARPLKREDVL